From one Microbacterium sp. 10M-3C3 genomic stretch:
- a CDS encoding Gfo/Idh/MocA family oxidoreductase has translation MSALRWGILATGGIARAFTADLAVAGLTAAAVGSRSLESATAFAREFGIPRAHGSYDELVTDPEVDIVYIATPHPAHAENALAALDAGKHVLVEKPFTLTGAEAERVRERAAERGLLALEAMWTRFLPHMVRIRELLAEGALGEIRAVTADHTQRITSDPGHRLNDLALGGGALLDLGVYPVSFAIAVLGLPETTTARARLADTGADTEIATVFTHPGGAVSTTLSSSRAAGPNTAAIIGTDARIEIDRVWYTPTSFRVIGPDGAVREDFVSDVAGRGMQYQALHAEALVRAGRTSSEILPIDESVAIMRVLDDIRAQIGVRYPHEH, from the coding sequence ATGAGTGCGCTTCGCTGGGGGATCCTCGCCACGGGCGGCATCGCCCGCGCCTTCACCGCCGATCTCGCCGTCGCCGGCCTGACCGCGGCCGCCGTCGGCTCCCGCAGCCTCGAATCGGCGACCGCGTTCGCGCGGGAGTTCGGCATCCCGCGGGCGCACGGCTCGTACGACGAGCTCGTGACCGACCCCGAGGTCGACATCGTCTACATCGCCACGCCGCATCCCGCGCACGCCGAGAACGCGCTGGCGGCGCTCGACGCGGGCAAGCATGTGCTCGTCGAGAAGCCCTTCACCCTCACCGGCGCCGAGGCCGAGCGCGTGCGCGAGCGCGCCGCCGAGCGCGGACTGCTCGCCCTCGAGGCGATGTGGACGCGCTTCCTGCCGCACATGGTCCGCATCCGCGAGCTCCTCGCCGAGGGGGCACTCGGGGAGATCCGCGCCGTCACGGCCGATCACACCCAGCGCATCACGTCCGACCCGGGCCACCGGCTCAACGACCTCGCACTCGGCGGCGGCGCGCTGCTGGACCTCGGCGTGTACCCGGTGTCGTTCGCGATCGCGGTGCTCGGCCTGCCCGAGACGACCACGGCGCGGGCGCGTCTGGCCGACACGGGCGCCGACACCGAGATCGCCACCGTCTTCACCCACCCCGGCGGCGCGGTGTCGACCACCCTGTCGTCCTCGCGCGCGGCCGGTCCGAACACCGCCGCGATCATCGGCACCGACGCGCGGATCGAGATCGACCGCGTCTGGTACACCCCCACGTCGTTCCGCGTCATCGGCCCCGACGGCGCCGTGCGCGAGGACTTCGTGTCCGACGTCGCCGGGCGCGGCATGCAGTACCAGGCGCTGCACGCCGAGGCGCTCGTGCGCGCCGGCCGCACCTCGAGCGAGATCCTGCCGATCGACGAATCGGTCGCGATCATGCGTGTGCTCGACGACATCCGCGCGCAGATCGGCGTCCGCTACCCCCACGAACACTGA
- a CDS encoding NYN domain-containing protein, with the protein MPDSQSARVAVYLDFDNIVMSWYDRVHGRNAYARDRARIAENAAETEIAERLAAATIDVGAIIDYAASFGTLVLTRAYADWSAPVNAEYRSQLVARAVDLVQLFPAAAYAKNGADIRLAVDAVEDMFRLPDLTHVVIVAGDSDYVPLAQRCKRLGRYVVGVGVAGSTAKSLAAACDQFDNYDALPGIALPVTAKKENAPTRPRSRKRTSDPAAELLERALRLGTDRDEDEWQHASAVKGLIKRLDPAFSEKAYGARSFSDFLKAHPEVAEIDESEHIVRVRLVPAKA; encoded by the coding sequence ATGCCCGACTCCCAGAGCGCCCGCGTCGCCGTCTACCTCGACTTCGACAACATCGTGATGTCGTGGTACGACCGCGTCCACGGGCGCAACGCCTACGCGCGCGACCGCGCCCGCATCGCCGAGAACGCCGCCGAGACCGAGATCGCCGAACGCCTGGCCGCCGCCACGATCGACGTCGGCGCGATCATCGACTACGCCGCCTCCTTCGGCACGCTCGTCCTCACGCGCGCGTATGCGGACTGGTCGGCCCCGGTGAACGCCGAGTACCGCTCCCAGCTGGTGGCACGGGCAGTAGACCTCGTGCAGCTGTTCCCCGCGGCCGCCTACGCCAAGAACGGCGCGGACATCCGTCTGGCCGTCGACGCCGTCGAGGACATGTTCCGCCTGCCCGATCTGACGCACGTCGTGATCGTGGCCGGCGACAGCGACTACGTCCCGCTCGCCCAGCGGTGCAAGCGCCTCGGCCGCTACGTCGTGGGCGTCGGCGTGGCCGGCTCGACGGCCAAGTCGCTCGCCGCGGCGTGCGATCAGTTCGACAACTACGACGCGCTCCCCGGCATCGCGCTGCCCGTCACGGCCAAGAAGGAGAACGCGCCGACGCGCCCGCGTTCGCGCAAGCGCACCTCCGACCCCGCCGCCGAGCTGCTCGAGCGGGCACTGCGGCTGGGCACCGACCGCGACGAGGACGAGTGGCAGCACGCGTCGGCCGTGAAGGGACTCATCAAGCGCCTCGATCCCGCGTTCAGCGAGAAGGCGTACGGCGCGCGCAGCTTCTCGGACTTCCTCAAGGCGCACCCCGAGGTCGCCGAGATCGACGAGTCCGAGCACATCGTGCGCGTACGGCTCGTGCCCGCCAAGGCCTGA